GAGATTGCCGATGCAGAATATCCTTTCATACTTACAACTGGAAGAAACTACTATCACTGGCATTCTGGAACCATGACAAGACGCAGTGATATACTGGAAAGGGAATCGCCTTCACCCTATGTTGAAATAAGTATGATGGATGCAAAACAACTCAATATAAGGGACGGCCAGGCCATAGACGTTGAATCAAGGCATGGCAGAATAACACTTCCAGCAAAAGTTACAGATAAAATTCCAACTGGGATAATATTCGTTCCATTCCATTTCAAAGAAGCTCGGGTAAATCTTCTGGTTGGAGATAATCTTGATCCTTACTCGAAGATACCTGAATTCAAGGTAGTTGCTGCTAGGGTGATCGTATGATATATAAAATGACAGACAAGGATATGGAAATTTTGTTTGAAAGGATATCCAAAGATTTCCAATCCTTTGGTTCTAAGGAAGAAAATGGGGATATCGTATTTGGAGATATTCAGAGATTTAGTGATATTTCAGAGGAAAAGAGCAGTTATCCCCCAAAGGATTTTTTGATTGAGCGTTCGGAGAATATATTGTCGATACCTAGGGCCGAAAAAAGGGCAGTATTTGGTGTTAAGAGCTGCGATCTACGTGGTTTCTACATAATGGACAAGCAGATCCTGGGAAAAGATCCTTTCTATACGGTGAAAAGGGAAAATACTATGTTCATAAATTTTGTATGTGAAAAAATGTGCAGCGGAGGGTTCTGCACAAGCTTTGGGGGGCCTGTTCTTGATGAGTATGATGTGCAAGTTCTGCACAAGAATGGCTACTTTTATGTTGAAGCTTCAGACAAATATGAAAAGTATCTTTTCGGATTCAGTGAATCTGATGATCAGAACGTATTTGAAGAACACAAGAAGGAATTCGAATCCCTTTACGGCAGGCTTAACGTTGATGGGATAGAAAATAGGATGAAATGGTCATCCAACCTCTGGAATAAGTTTGCAAATTACTGCATATCCTGTGGTGCATGTAATTATTCCTGCCCTACCTGTTACTGCGTTGACGTGTATGACGACGATGACGGAAGGAAGAAGGAGTGGGACTCCTGCATACTTGAGGGCTTCACCCGAACAGCAGCCGGAAACGTAAGGCCCGAACTATCCGAGAGGCTTAGGCAAAGGTTCTATCACAAATTCAAGTACTATAAGCTTTCTAGAGGAGCTTATCTCTGCACAGGCTGCAACCGTTGTGTAGATGATTGTCCGGTAGACATCGATATAAAGGAGGTGATAACGCACGATTACGATAGGGAATAAGTGGATACCGAAAAAACTAAAGCCTTATAGGTTTAGGATGGAAACGGCAGACACATATACTATAGTGTTAACAGAACGCAATATGGGGTATGCAGGGCAGTTCTACATGGTATCGAAGGAAGGGATAGGTGAAGCGCCCATATCTGTAGGAAGCGGATACGGAAATCCACTTATGTTCTCCATTAAAGCTGTTGGTTCTGTAACTAAGGGGATAATGAATGATCCATACGGTGAAATCGGAATAAGGGGACCTTATGGGAATGTATGGCCTTGGAAGAGCTACGAACATGTAGTGGCAATTGCGGGGGGTATAGGTATACCGCCAATAAAGGCTTTGATTGAAGACATGCAGGGGCATACAAGCCTTGATAAGCTTACCGTTCTCTACGGTGCTAGGAGCCCTTCAGATATAGTTTACAGAAGTGAGATAGAAACATGGAAGGAGGAGATGGATTTTCGTATAACCGTAGATAAAGGTGATGAGAATTGGAGAGGCCATGTCGGGGTAGTGACTACTCTTGTGCCTGAAATTAAAGAATACAATCATGGTGCTGCATTCGTTATCGGCCCGCCAGTTATGATGAAATTTTCTGTCAAATCGCTGCTTGATGCTGGATTCGCAGAAGATAATATATACCTGTCCCTTGAGAGGAGGATGGAATGCGGCATAGGCGTATGCGGCCATTGCAATATAGGCCGATGGTATGCATGCGAAGATGGGCCAATATTTAAGTACTCTGACACTAAGGAAGAGCCGGAGCTGTTCCTATAAACGATATATTTATTACTTATTTTTTGCATGGGCAGATCTTTTAGACAGCACCGAAATGGTATGATATATCATCATACTAATAATCAGTGTTTCCTTATTTGCGCCAATATATTTAAGAAACTACGATTGTAACTTATTAATGAAAATATTGAGACGAAATAAGAGATTTTGCTAGCCAATGGACTTTCTAAATATATGCTTCAACAGGTGCAGTATTAAATTTTTATGGTATTCCTCTAGAATTAGATTTAGGCTAACATAAACAATTGCGATATTTGTCGAAAAAACTAATCCGAAGATGAAACATAGAAACGATTAGTATAGCTTATTCTAACATTTCGCCCTATATTAATTCTTAAATGGTAAAATATAGTGACAATATATGCCAGTATATAATATATTGAATTTGTTTATTACTCTCTTAGCAATAGAACAGTAAAATCGGCGAAGGAATAAATGGCTAAAGGCATCATTGAAGAGCTTGATAATTCAAAGATAAATTCCTTTCATCTACGCACCTGGTTGATTGCAGGTATGGGATTCTTCACGGATGCATACGATCTTTTTGTAATAGGTACAGTTATATCAATACTCCCACTAGCTGGGTGGGATAAACTCAACACATACGATATTTCAATATTATCCTCAATATCTCTTCTTGCTTCTGTAATAGGTGCAGTGATATTTGGAAGGCTTCTCGACGCACTAGGAAGAAAAAGAGTCTATGGATTTGAGCTGATGTTGCTTATATTGGGAGCTTTAGGCAGTGCATTTGTGGTTCCAGTAAACGGTATAAATTACCTTATAGCATGGAGATTTATACTTGGACTAGGAATTGGGGGGGACTACGCAGGAAGTTCAACTATAATGACTGAATTTTCTAATACGAAGAATAGGGGACAACTTGTAGGCATGGTCTTTTCTCTCCAAGGCGTCGGTCTTATAGCAGGGCCTTTAATAACGCTAGGCCTTCTAAGCTTTATACACAACCTAGACCTTGTATGGAGGGTGCTGTTTTTCATAGGTGCTGTGCCTGCTTTCATAGTACTGTACGGCAGGCGGGCAATAGGCGAAACACCCAGATACGCACTTAGAGTAAAGGGAGATGCGAGTTCAGCAATGCAGAGTGTCGAAAAAATTTCAGGAGATTCAAAGGTTTCAGTATCAAGGGAAGATTTAGAGATGTCAAATATAAAATGGACGGATTTATTCAAAAACAGATACTTTATGCTTTCACTTATTGGAACGGCAGGGACATGGTTTTTGCTTGATTGGGCGTTTTATGGAAATTCGATAATGTCTCATGAAATGTTGAGCGCCCTTATCCCGTCATCTATGTCAGGCTTAAACAAGTTAAAGCTATCTACGTTTTACACGCTTATAATATTCGCCGTTTCTGCTTTTCCTGCATATTGGATAGCTACTTTTACTGTAGACAGAATCGGAAGAAAAAGGATGCAGGTAATTGGTTTTCTAATAATGGGCATAACATTTGGTATTCTCGGCATATTCAGGTACCTTATGTCCCCTACATTCGTTACTTATTTCCTTTTAGTGTATGGAATAAGCTATTTTTTCACAGAGTTCGGCCCAAACGTGACTACCTTCATTTATGCTCCAGAGATGTTTCCAACAGCAATACGCGGACTCGGATCTGGAATATCCTCTGCAGGGGGTAAAACTGGGGCATTCATAGGAACCGCGCTAAACGTAATTATATTTACACTTTATGGGGAAGGCGAACTTTTCCTTATACTTGCTGGAATATCGATGTTAGGTATGTTAATGACTTTAGTACTTCTACCTGAAACATCTAGAAGAAAACTCGAGGATATTTCAGGCGAGGGTAGATATATAGTAAGAACTGCTTCCGGATTTAAAAAATAGATCCGGGAATCTGCTTAGATGCGGCTTTGTCAAATATCCGTTGATATTTGGCTTCCTGCCATCTGCTCCACATCTTTTGACTGCTTCACAGCTTCACCTGGCAGGCCTTTATGGGATCGTTTCAGACATGTCCGATACCTGAATGCAATGTTTATGCATGCATTCACATCACGGTCTATCTCAATACCGCAGGAATCACACTTCAGGATCCTGCCATGCCCTATTCTGGCCAGAGTATCACATACCGAGCACATCCTGCTGGTGTTCCTTGTTTCCTTTCTTGTCAGCTCTATGGCAGGAAGGCCTTCCCATGATGCCTTATACATTACCTGGGATGCAAGCATCCCATATGGAAATGCATTCTTAAGAAGGAATCTGTAATCCTTCCCTTTTCCATCGCCCTTCTTTGTAATCTGATTTATTCCCCCAATTCTCAATCATAATATTTATCGTGAAATTGACCATATCAGTAAACTTATGCATAAGCACCTTCAGGTTACCAGAAGGATAGAAATACTGTTTTACGGCCTTGAAAGCCTACACAAATACATATACCACTATCATACATAAATTTACAAGTCAAATGATTAATAAATCAACTAAGATTTGCAAATGTCTTAGATGCGAAAGAGTTATTAATAGACTTTAAATAAACCCTCAATTCGTGATAGTATGGTCAGTGTCAAATACGTTCCAAGTGATATGCTAATTAACTATGTTTCAGGGAAATTGAAAGAGGAGAAAAAGATAAAAGAGCCTAATTGGGTCAAATTTGTAAAAACGGGGGTAAGCAAAGAAAAGCCTCCACTTCAAGACGACTGGATATATGTAAGGGCAGCATCTATGCTGCGTAAACTTTACATCAATGGATACTTAGGAATTTCAAGGATGAGTAGTGAATACGGAGGCAAAGTAGATAGGGGATCGAAACGGTATCATGCGGCTTCTGGAAGCAGATCTATAACAAGATTCCTGTTTCATGAGCTAGAATCTGCAGGACTTGTTCAGAAGACTCAGAAGGGCAGATCCCTTTCTCCACAGGGAATGTCCTTGCTGGACAATGCCAGCAAAGAGATAATAAAACAGCTGGCACAGAAAGATCCTTTATATGAGAAATTCATATAAAGTGATTGAAATGAGTGATGATGAAGAATTAGAAAAAATAAGAAGAAGGCAGATGGAAGAACTTCAACGTCAGGCCATGCAAAGGCAGATGGCTGAAGAGGAAGAAAAACAAAGAGAAATTGAAAAGGCTAGGAGGCAACAAATACTGCGCCAGATCCTTGATCCATCTGCAAGAGAGCGTTTGAACAACGTTCGCCTAGTAAGGCCGGATCTTGCAGACAACGTTGAAAACCAGCTTATACAGCTTGCTTCGATGGGGAGGATAAACAGGATAATAAAAGAGAGTGATATAATAGATATACTGAGCAAACTTACTGAAAATAAAAGAGAACCAAAAATAGAGAGGAGAAGTAAATGAGCAGGAATAAGGAACTAGGCCGGAAAATTCGTTTGATGAAGAAAGTAAAGCAAAACAGAAGGGTTCCAGGGTGGGTCATGATGAGGACTGCCAGGAAAGTAACACAAAACCCCCTAAGGAGAAATTGGAGACGTGGAAACCTGAAGATATGAGGTGATGATTTGCCAGATGATGAAGTTTCAAAGGAAATTATAATGAATATACCCCTTAGGGAAGCGAAGCTTTCCTCAAGGAAGAGAAGGGCGGATACATCCATATCTATATTGAGGAATTACGTATCCAAGAAACTCAAAGTAGATACAAGTAAGATATGGATTGATCCGAAAGTAAGTGAGACGATATGGAAGAAGGGGAGAGAAAAACCTCCATCAAAATTATCCCTGAAGATAATAAAGCTAGAAGAAGGAACGACAGAAATTATTCTGCCTTGATTCTTTTATATTTACTTTCTACTAATCGTTTAGCCGGTGAGTGGTTGTGATAAGGAAGACATCAGTCATGAGGAGCAGCTTTATAGGTATATATGCAAAAGCTTGGGATGATGTCGCTTTTATCACAAAAATGGCCGACGAAAAGACTGTAAATGAGTTCAGGGAAGTGCTCCAGGTTGATATTAAGAGGATAAGTATCGACGGATCTACACTTATTGGAACCATGATAGCTGTTAACTCTAATGGCATAGTGCTCCCATATGGTTCGAACATAGATGGCCTGGACGGGATAGATGGAAGAAACGTTTTATACCTTAAAGATAAAATAAACGCCGTGGGAAACGATATAATTGCAAACGATCACGGCGCAATAATACACAAGGCATTTAGCAATAAGGCCAGAAAAGAAATAGAAGATACATTAGGCGTTGAAACAATTAGAACTTCAATAGGGAACATATTGACCGTAGGCAGCGCGTCTGTTCTGACCTCCAAGGGCATGCTCGTAAACCCTGAAACTGACGATGATGAATTAGAGTTTCTCAAGGACTTCTTTAAAGTATCGGTAAAATCTGGCACTGCAAATTTTGGAAGCATATATGTTGGTGCGTCCATAGTCGCAAATTCAAAGGGCATTCTAGTCGGGCGTGACACTACACCTATTGAAATAGATAGGATAGACGATGTACTTTCGTAGTTACCTCTTGAGCTCAGATATTCTTACTATTGGATGCAGCTTTATTCCGTTGTTTTCAAGTAGCTTTGCGCCTCCTTCTTCCCTGTCGACAACACAATAAGCATCCTTTACAACAACGCCGTTTTCCCGCAGCACATTTATGGCCTTCAAGACGGAGTTTCCTGTAGTAACTACGTCTTCTATTACGTCTACCTCTTCCCCACGATTTAGCCGCCCCACTATAAGGCTGAGGGTACCGTGCGATCTTTCCTTCCTCACAATAACGTATGGTATCCCCATGTTCAAAGACGTAGCTACTATTAAAGGTACAGCACCTAGCTCCATCCCTGCAATCTTTCTTGCATGGATCATCTTCGAAAACTCTGAAGCTATTTCACTCAGGAGATTTGGATCTGTAGCTGCCTCCTTAATATCAACGTAATAATCAGATCGTTTGCCTGAGGTAAGTATGAAATCTCCAAACTTTATGGCTCCTGATTTGACTAGATCCTCGCTCAACATAATGGATTATGGTGACCCACTTAATAAATTAAAGAGTGGTGCCATAAAACACTTTAGATATGTTGATTAACTCTGAAATAATTAGTCTTTCTGGTTCAATGTATGAGGATAGGAGCTATCAAAATGAAGCTATAGATTTTATCGCCAGTAAACTTGCCAATTACCCTGGCGTAGCACTGGAAGCTCCAACAGGGTCAGGAAAAACTATGATGGCCCTCCTTGGTTCTCTTAAATATGCGTATAACGGGCATTTGAAAATACTGTATCTTGTAAGGACAAATTCACAGGAAGAGCAGGTCATAAGAGAACTTAGGACAATATCAAAAAATAGGAAAATAAGAGCACTACCTATGCAGGGAAGGATAAATCTCTGCATACTGTACAAGACTGCCGATGATCTGAAGGAGGCAACCGCAGAATCTCTTTCAAAATTCTGCAATAGCCGCAAAAGGCAGGTAATGGAAGGCCATCAGGAAGCATGCCCTTACTACACCATAAAGGTCAGATCAAAAGAAACGAAGGATTTTTTGTTTGAAAACTTACCTACGGCTGAAGAATTTTATGAATATGCTTTTACGAATAACTTGTGCCCATACGAGAGTATTAAGGCGTCACTTTCAGATGCAGATATAGTAGTGGCGCCTTACATGTATTTTCTAAATAAAACTGTCGCCGATAGGTTCCTCTCGCACTGGGGGGTATCTAGGGAACAGTTAATAATAGTTTTAGATGAGGCCCACAATCTGCCGGATATTGGTAGATCCCTTGGTTCTTTCAGGATATCCATAGAATCATTAAACAGATCTGAAAAGGAGGCCCAATCATTTGGAGACCCTGAACTTGATAGAGGTGTGCACGTAACAGACTTCATAGAAATGATAAGAAGCACTCTTGAACGTACAATAAAGGAAAGGGTAAAGGAAGACGATGTTAGAATAAGATTTCAGGAATTCAAGGAATACTTAATGATAATGAACAAGAAAAGCGAGAAGTCAATAAGGGATCTCAATAACTATCTCTATTTGTTTGGAGAATACGTTGAAAACGAAAAGGAGAAAGCCGGCAAGGTACCTGTTTCATACTGTTCTTCGCTCGCCCAAAGGCTAGAAGCCATGATGGATGAAGATGATGCTATGTATGCAGCTATATTATCAAAGTCAGAATCTGGCTATATACAAGCGTCATGCCTAGACCCATCATCTATATTATCATCGTTGAAGGAGTCGAAGACCATACATATGTCTGGTACATTGGAACCATTCGAATTTTATTCTGACGTAACTGGCTTTGATATACCATTCCGCAGGATAGAAAATGTTTTTCCAATTGAAAACCGATTTGTCTCCTATTACGAAGGTGTTTCAACAAAGTATGATACTCTCGATGAGAACGAAATAAGGAAACTAGCTAGCATAATAGAAAATATCGTTAATGGCGTCAAGAGGAATACAATAGTTTATTTTCCCTCCTATGCAGTAATGGACAAAGTTATAGGATCTGGTCTAGATTTCGACTTTCTGCAGGAGAAGAAGAACTTAGATCAAACTGAATTTTACGATGTTGTCAAAAAATTCAGAAACGGCGGGAAGCCTCTGCTTGCTGTCTCTGGAGGTCGCCTGTCTGAGGGCATGAACTTTCCTGGGAGGGAATTAGAGCTTATACTAATAGCAGGCATACCGTTTCCCAGGCCGGATGCAACGAACAGGGCACTGTACGATTATTACGAAATGAAGTACAAAAAAGGATGGGAGTATGCAGTGCTTGCGCCTGCTATAATTAAGATTAGGCAGGAGATAGGGAGGCTTATAAGGGGAAAAGATGATCACGGGGCCTGCGTAATACTTGACAAAAGAGCAAAACAGTTCAGGAGATTTATACCAGACCTTGTCAAAACAGACGATCCAGTGAATGACATAAACACTTTCTTTTCCAACTTCAAGTAAAGCAAAATAGAGATTTTCGCCTTGATAATAATTTTCTGGGCCTAATACATTAAATTTCTATCCAGTTCACTTCAGAGAAAACATTTTAAATGAGTTTCGATATGTAAAATTGGTTTATATGGCTATTAATGCTGTTGCCGGAACTATCAGAGAGTTCTCACCGAAAGATATCGAGAGTGTTTATAGGATAGCACAGACTTCCTTAACTGAGTATTATACGCAAGCCCTGATACTTGATCTCCACAGAGAATGGCCGGAATCATTTATGGTTTACACTGTAGCTGGTTCTGTTGTCGGTTTTATAGTAGGATCGAAGTATTCGAGGACGGAGGCCAGGATATTACTCTTCGCAGTCGATGAGAGGTTCAGGAGAATGGGTGTAGGCAGCGCATTGATGGATGCATTCCTTAGCCTGTGCAGAGAGCAGAACATGCTCAGCGTAAGGCTGGAAGTCAGGACAGACAATGACGAAGCTATAAGATTCTACAAAAAATATGGATTCGTCATTACTGCTATGCTACCAAACTATTATAGCGATTCATCCAATGCGTATACAATGTGGCGTATAGTTTAAAAAATAAAATAAAATTTCTAGAATACGGTTATTTTACCTTCCACAAACTGCATGGTAAGATCGCTTACGTGTGCGAGGCGGTCGTTTACCAGGTTCCTTATGTTATTCTTGTGCTTCGAATGGTCAACATTGCCCTCATATATGACTTGTACACTTGCTACGTGTGGATCGTCTATTGGGCGTCCAATCTGAGATACTATCCTAACAAGGACCTCGGCTATATCGTTTCCCTCTTCCTGTACAATATCGTTTGCTATTTTGTTTGCAAGCACGTTGTATAGCTTACCTACGTGCGTGACAGGATTCTTGCCAGCTGCTGCTTCCATGCTCATAGCCCTATATGGAGTTATAAGGCCGTTGACCCTGTTTCCCCTGCCAACAGAACCGTCATCGCCGTTCTCCATGGACATTCCAGTTACCGTAAGGTAGCCCACTGATTTGCTGTTCTCTCTTATATCTGCGGTGTTTATGTATACCTTAACTTCCTTATCCGTTTCTTCGACGGCGTTATCTAGCACCAAATCTTTAAGCTGATCTTTTAAATTGAAGTATTCATCTGCGTCTTTTATGTATTTATCTACAAAAGCCGCCGCTACGGTTAGGTTTATAGTGTCCTTTTGCCTAAAACCCATAACTTTTATATCGTAACCGACCATTGGCAGCTTTTTCTTTAGGCTGCCGTTAAGATACCGCTCAGTCTTGAGTACAATATTTTCGGTCTCTGAAAGTGGTGCAAAACCAACGCCGAATGATGTATCGTTTGCTTCAAGCTTGCTCGTGTCATAAACTTCTACCAGATCCACTGAACCTTGACCGATCCTAGAATCTATCATAACATCAGCGTCCACATCGAGGTGACTGAAATTGTTTCTGAGGTAATCTTTAGCCGCCTTAATCGTGATGGACTTGTACGGGACCCTATCGTTTCCTACCTTCGTTGTAGCTCTGCCGCTAAGCAATATATATGTAGGCTCAAGTACTAGGCCTCCGCCATACTTTGGTGCGGATTGCCCTCCAACTACCTCCACCTGGTCCGTATTGTGATGGAGTATCCTACCATAATGTTCAAGGTAGTATTTTGACAGCGATCTGCTGACCGCTTCTGCAATTCCGTCTGCAACACTGTCTGGATGGCCAATGCCCTTCCTTTCGACTATTTCGACTTCTTTCTTTGGAGTTGGAATCTGATTCAGCTCCTCGACTGATATGTTTCTTTCCATAGTTAACCTCTGAGTAGTCCATATTTAGCGTTTATTAAATGTTTTGTCAGCAGAAGGCAAATATTCCGAGCTTCAAGAGTTTATTACTGATAGTAATACTACAAAGATTTAAACTGACGTCGTAATTCTAACTATGAACTTCCTTATTAGTGTGTATAACAAAGAGGGGCTTACTGATTTTCTGGCGAGGGTGAAGGCAAATATCGATTATATATATGCTACAGGAGGAACAGCTAAATTTCTTGAAAAGAATGGATACACCGTCAGAGATACGTCCGAAATAACAGGATTTAGTGATCTACTTGGCGGCCGTGTTAAAACTTTGCATCCTAAAATATATGCTGCACTGCTCTACAGGGAAAAGAACGAAGCATCAGACTTACATTTCGATGTTTTAGTGTCAAATTTATATCCATTCACCGGAAACACAGGAAATGAAAATGAGATGATCGAGAATATAGATATAGGCGGTGTTTCTCTAACCAGAGCAGCAGCCAAGAATTACAAGAATGTACTTGTGCTGTCATCTCCAGATGATTACACGGAAGCAGCGGAAATTATCTCTTCTGGGAAGAACGATGCCGAGTACAGGAAACGAATGGCACTTAAGGCATTTGCAAGAATGGCTGAATACGATGCCATAATTTATAATGGCCTTTCAGATCTTTTCAAAATCGAGAAGGAAAACTTTTTTGTTGTCGGAAAGAAAGGTGAAAGGTTAAGGTACGGTGAAAACCCTGACCAGGAAGGCTTCCTCTATTCTGATGGGAGTGCATATGGCGTTGCAAACGCTGAAAAATTAAATGGGAAGGAGTTATCTTATAACAATATACTCGATGCCGACAGTGCTTTTGATACTGCGCTTGAATTCGATGAGCCTACAGTCGTTGTAATGAAGCATAACACACCATCCGGAGTTTCTTCGCATAACGATATCGTAAATGCGTTTAAGAGAGCATGGGATGCCGATTCAGAATCGGCCTACGGATCAGTAATAGCTGTGAACAGAAAAGTCCCATTAGATCTAGCAAAGGAAATGCGACACCTATTCATTGAAGTCCTAATTGCCCCAGAATACGATGAATATGCCCTTTCAGAGTTAAGAAAGAAGAAAAATCTACGCATATTGAGGATTCCTTGGATCAGAGATCAATCCATGAGATACAGATCAATATCAAACGGATTGCTTGTCCAGACTCCAATGGCATCTTCCTTTAAGGAATTGAAACTTGTAACAGAGAAGGGAGCTGATTCAAAGACGATTGATGACCTTTTATTTGCGTGGAAAGTTGTTGCACATTCAAGGAGTAACGCCATAGTTTTCGCCAAAGACAAAACAACAACTGGTATAGGCGCTGGCCAGACATCTAGGGTAGAATCTGTGAGGATAGCTATGGAACGTTCCGGTTCAAGGGCCGATGGTTCTGTAATGGCTTCAGATGCATTTTTCCCGTTCCCTGACAGCATAGATGTAGCGGCAAAAGCTGGAATAAAAGCAATAATACAGCCGGGTGGGTCCATAAGAGACGAAGAGGTAATAAAAAAATGCAATGAATATGGAATACCCATGTACTTTACAGGCAAGAGGGTATTCCTTCATTGATCCTTTATTTTCCTTTGAAAACTGCTTTCCTCTTTTCCTTGAAAGCCCTAATTCCCTCTAAGTGATCCTCTGTTTTGAACGTGAGAGCAAATCTTTCACGTTCCATCATGTATCCTTCTTTGTCTCTCCTGTTCATAACCTCTTTTATATATCGGATTGAGGTAGCCGGCTTTTCCGAAAGTTCTTTAGCCAGTTCGATGGCTAAATCTAGGTACTTTTCACTAACAGAATCTACTATGCCATGTTTCAGTGCCTCCTGCTCATCTATAGTCTTACCCGTCATAACTAGATACATTCCATATGACTTTCCTGCAATGTCTATGATCCTCTGGGTTCCACCAAAACCTGGCATTATGCCTAAATTTACCTCCGGAAATCCATATTTTGTCTTTACATCTGATATCCTAAAATCGCACGCAAGTGCAAGTTCAAATCCGCCGCCGAGTGCATACCCATGAACTGCCGCTATAACGGGCCTCTCATAATC
This genomic stretch from Thermoplasma volcanium GSS1 harbors:
- a CDS encoding 4Fe-4S dicluster domain-containing protein, producing the protein MIYKMTDKDMEILFERISKDFQSFGSKEENGDIVFGDIQRFSDISEEKSSYPPKDFLIERSENILSIPRAEKRAVFGVKSCDLRGFYIMDKQILGKDPFYTVKRENTMFINFVCEKMCSGGFCTSFGGPVLDEYDVQVLHKNGYFYVEASDKYEKYLFGFSESDDQNVFEEHKKEFESLYGRLNVDGIENRMKWSSNLWNKFANYCISCGACNYSCPTCYCVDVYDDDDGRKKEWDSCILEGFTRTAAGNVRPELSERLRQRFYHKFKYYKLSRGAYLCTGCNRCVDDCPVDIDIKEVITHDYDRE
- a CDS encoding FAD/NAD(P)-binding protein, producing the protein METADTYTIVLTERNMGYAGQFYMVSKEGIGEAPISVGSGYGNPLMFSIKAVGSVTKGIMNDPYGEIGIRGPYGNVWPWKSYEHVVAIAGGIGIPPIKALIEDMQGHTSLDKLTVLYGARSPSDIVYRSEIETWKEEMDFRITVDKGDENWRGHVGVVTTLVPEIKEYNHGAAFVIGPPVMMKFSVKSLLDAGFAEDNIYLSLERRMECGIGVCGHCNIGRWYACEDGPIFKYSDTKEEPELFL
- a CDS encoding MFS transporter, which codes for MAKGIIEELDNSKINSFHLRTWLIAGMGFFTDAYDLFVIGTVISILPLAGWDKLNTYDISILSSISLLASVIGAVIFGRLLDALGRKRVYGFELMLLILGALGSAFVVPVNGINYLIAWRFILGLGIGGDYAGSSTIMTEFSNTKNRGQLVGMVFSLQGVGLIAGPLITLGLLSFIHNLDLVWRVLFFIGAVPAFIVLYGRRAIGETPRYALRVKGDASSAMQSVEKISGDSKVSVSREDLEMSNIKWTDLFKNRYFMLSLIGTAGTWFLLDWAFYGNSIMSHEMLSALIPSSMSGLNKLKLSTFYTLIIFAVSAFPAYWIATFTVDRIGRKRMQVIGFLIMGITFGILGIFRYLMSPTFVTYFLLVYGISYFFTEFGPNVTTFIYAPEMFPTAIRGLGSGISSAGGKTGAFIGTALNVIIFTLYGEGELFLILAGISMLGMLMTLVLLPETSRRKLEDISGEGRYIVRTASGFKK
- a CDS encoding zinc ribbon domain-containing protein codes for the protein MRIGGINQITKKGDGKGKDYRFLLKNAFPYGMLASQVMYKASWEGLPAIELTRKETRNTSRMCSVCDTLARIGHGRILKCDSCGIEIDRDVNACINIAFRYRTCLKRSHKGLPGEAVKQSKDVEQMAGSQISTDI
- a CDS encoding 30S ribosomal protein S19e — protein: MVSVKYVPSDMLINYVSGKLKEEKKIKEPNWVKFVKTGVSKEKPPLQDDWIYVRAASMLRKLYINGYLGISRMSSEYGGKVDRGSKRYHAASGSRSITRFLFHELESAGLVQKTQKGRSLSPQGMSLLDNASKEIIKQLAQKDPLYEKFI
- a CDS encoding DNA-binding protein, with amino-acid sequence MSDDEELEKIRRRQMEELQRQAMQRQMAEEEEKQREIEKARRQQILRQILDPSARERLNNVRLVRPDLADNVENQLIQLASMGRINRIIKESDIIDILSKLTENKREPKIERRSK
- a CDS encoding 50S ribosomal protein L39e; amino-acid sequence: MSRNKELGRKIRLMKKVKQNRRVPGWVMMRTARKVTQNPLRRNWRRGNLKI
- a CDS encoding 50S ribosomal protein L31e — translated: MPDDEVSKEIIMNIPLREAKLSSRKRRADTSISILRNYVSKKLKVDTSKIWIDPKVSETIWKKGREKPPSKLSLKIIKLEEGTTEIILP
- a CDS encoding translation initiation factor IF-6; its protein translation is MIRKTSVMRSSFIGIYAKAWDDVAFITKMADEKTVNEFREVLQVDIKRISIDGSTLIGTMIAVNSNGIVLPYGSNIDGLDGIDGRNVLYLKDKINAVGNDIIANDHGAIIHKAFSNKARKEIEDTLGVETIRTSIGNILTVGSASVLTSKGMLVNPETDDDELEFLKDFFKVSVKSGTANFGSIYVGASIVANSKGILVGRDTTPIEIDRIDDVLS
- the pyrE gene encoding orotate phosphoribosyltransferase, with the protein product MLSEDLVKSGAIKFGDFILTSGKRSDYYVDIKEAATDPNLLSEIASEFSKMIHARKIAGMELGAVPLIVATSLNMGIPYVIVRKERSHGTLSLIVGRLNRGEEVDVIEDVVTTGNSVLKAINVLRENGVVVKDAYCVVDREEGGAKLLENNGIKLHPIVRISELKR
- a CDS encoding ATP-dependent DNA helicase — encoded protein: MLINSEIISLSGSMYEDRSYQNEAIDFIASKLANYPGVALEAPTGSGKTMMALLGSLKYAYNGHLKILYLVRTNSQEEQVIRELRTISKNRKIRALPMQGRINLCILYKTADDLKEATAESLSKFCNSRKRQVMEGHQEACPYYTIKVRSKETKDFLFENLPTAEEFYEYAFTNNLCPYESIKASLSDADIVVAPYMYFLNKTVADRFLSHWGVSREQLIIVLDEAHNLPDIGRSLGSFRISIESLNRSEKEAQSFGDPELDRGVHVTDFIEMIRSTLERTIKERVKEDDVRIRFQEFKEYLMIMNKKSEKSIRDLNNYLYLFGEYVENEKEKAGKVPVSYCSSLAQRLEAMMDEDDAMYAAILSKSESGYIQASCLDPSSILSSLKESKTIHMSGTLEPFEFYSDVTGFDIPFRRIENVFPIENRFVSYYEGVSTKYDTLDENEIRKLASIIENIVNGVKRNTIVYFPSYAVMDKVIGSGLDFDFLQEKKNLDQTEFYDVVKKFRNGGKPLLAVSGGRLSEGMNFPGRELELILIAGIPFPRPDATNRALYDYYEMKYKKGWEYAVLAPAIIKIRQEIGRLIRGKDDHGACVILDKRAKQFRRFIPDLVKTDDPVNDINTFFSNFK